A genomic region of Pseudomonas sp. RSB 5.4 contains the following coding sequences:
- a CDS encoding membrane protein: protein MRVARSLIVVALLPLFAACQLLDGPRESASHVGQTRMQGQLTAADGKLVFQPCGEQRQYVVNDIGGTSVLQEAATLADQQGKLFADVRGKIAGDRLDLGQLYRVERSGTACDDPNFKLLILRAAGHGPEWNVKVSGKGMVIDREGQPALAVPYVEEQLGDGRFNLSSEANNQRIELWVAPQRCVDSSTGSVQHMSAELRIDGKVERGCGYFGGSRND, encoded by the coding sequence ATGCGTGTTGCCCGTTCGTTGATCGTTGTTGCCCTGCTGCCGTTGTTCGCCGCCTGCCAATTGCTCGATGGCCCGCGTGAAAGTGCTTCCCACGTCGGGCAAACCCGGATGCAGGGGCAGTTGACGGCGGCCGACGGCAAACTGGTGTTCCAGCCCTGTGGCGAACAGCGTCAGTACGTGGTCAACGACATCGGCGGCACCAGCGTGCTGCAAGAGGCCGCGACCCTCGCCGATCAGCAGGGCAAGCTGTTTGCCGATGTGCGCGGGAAGATCGCCGGCGACCGGCTCGACCTTGGCCAGTTGTATCGCGTCGAGCGCTCCGGCACCGCGTGCGATGACCCGAATTTCAAACTGTTGATCCTGCGTGCCGCCGGCCACGGTCCCGAGTGGAACGTCAAAGTCAGCGGCAAGGGCATGGTCATCGATCGTGAAGGCCAGCCGGCACTGGCCGTGCCTTATGTCGAAGAGCAACTGGGCGACGGTCGCTTCAACCTCAGCAGCGAAGCCAACAACCAACGCATCGAGTTGTGGGTCGCGCCGCAGCGCTGCGTCGACAGCAGCACCGGCAGCGTGCAGCACATGAGCGCCGAACTGCGCATCGACGGCAAGGTCGAGCGTGGTTGCGGGTATTTCGGCGGATCGCGTAACGACTGA
- a CDS encoding short chain dehydrogenase, which yields MKILLIGAAGTIGSAVDKELSQRHEVIRIGRNSGDFQVDISDSASIRKLFEQTGKFDALVCAAGNVTFAPLGEMNADSFALGLKDKLMGQVNLLLIGREYANDGASFTFTTGVLSHDPIRSGASAALVNGALDSFVKAAAIELPRGLRVNSISPTVLLEAMGSYAPYFRGYKPVPAADVALAYAKSVEGLQTGQTFHVG from the coding sequence ATGAAGATTCTGTTGATCGGTGCCGCCGGCACCATCGGTTCGGCCGTGGATAAAGAGCTGAGCCAGCGTCACGAAGTCATTCGTATCGGTCGCAACAGCGGCGATTTCCAGGTAGACATCAGCGACAGCGCGTCGATTCGCAAGCTGTTCGAGCAGACCGGCAAGTTCGACGCGCTGGTCTGCGCCGCCGGCAACGTGACCTTCGCCCCACTCGGCGAGATGAACGCCGACAGCTTCGCCCTGGGCCTGAAAGACAAGCTGATGGGCCAGGTCAACCTGCTGCTGATCGGCCGCGAATATGCCAACGACGGCGCCTCGTTCACCTTCACCACCGGCGTGCTCAGCCACGACCCGATCCGCTCCGGCGCCTCGGCAGCACTGGTCAACGGCGCCCTGGACAGTTTCGTCAAAGCCGCCGCCATCGAATTGCCGCGTGGCTTGCGCGTCAACTCGATCAGCCCGACCGTGCTGCTGGAAGCCATGGGCAGCTACGCCCCGTACTTCCGTGGCTACAAGCCGGTTCCGGCAGCCGATGTGGCATTGGCCTACGCCAAAAGTGTCGAAGGCCTGCAAACCGGTCAGACCTTTCACGTGGGCTAA